One genomic region from Electrophorus electricus isolate fEleEle1 chromosome 23, fEleEle1.pri, whole genome shotgun sequence encodes:
- the tcf15 gene encoding transcription factor 15: protein MMAFAMLRPMATHLVYPDHNMLSEDEENRSESDGSSDQSYGCCANADKRRRMSRKSGVSSLVIVKQRNAANARERDRTQSVNTAFTALRTLIPTEPVDRKLSKIETLRLASSYISHLANVLHIGDGSEDAQPCLSAVYSAQGESGGKQPRTICTFCLSNQRKGVKDGKDCLRMRGITSLRMSRR, encoded by the exons ATGATGGCATTTGCCATGTTGCGGCCTATGGCAACTCATCTCGTGTACCCAGATCACAACATGCTGTCGGAGGATGAGGAAAACCGCAGCGAAAGCGATGGCAGCTCAGACCAAAGTTATGGGTGTTGTGCAAACGCGGACAAACGGCGGCGCATGTCCCGCAAATCCGGAGTGAGCAGTTTGGTCATCGTAAAACAAAGGAATGCGGCCAACGCGCGGGAACGGGATAGGACGCAAAGTGTCAATACGGCATTTACAGCATTACGGACTCTAATTCCTACGGAGCCGGTTGACAGAAAGCTCTCCAAGATTGAGACGCTTCGGCTGGCATCCAGCTACATCTCTCACTTAGCCAACGTCCTGCATATAGGTGACGGTAGCGAGGACGCACAGCCGTGCCTGAGCGCAGTGTATAGCGCGCAAGGGGAAAGCGGTGGGAAGCAGCCGCGTACCATCTGTACTTTCTGCCTTAGCAATCAGAGGAAAGGG GTAAAAGATGGCAAAGACTGTCTCAGAATGCGAGGAATAACGTCTTTGCGAATGAGCCGCCGATAG